The proteins below are encoded in one region of Purpureocillium takamizusanense chromosome 11, complete sequence:
- a CDS encoding uncharacterized protein (EggNog:ENOG503P5AT~TransMembrane:1 (o20-39i)~COG:J), whose product MTPNRVGVFTDRAPTLRPGVYTPAIVANGLVFTSGVLGADPVTKQMVKGTVIDRFHQIMRNLGAVLTEAGSSLNDVVGVDVFLTNIADADDLTPVYMEYWGDLMPTRT is encoded by the exons ATGACTCCCAACAGGGTTGGAGTGTTTACTGACAGGGCTCCTACACTCCGCCCAGGTGTATACACTCCTGCCATTGTCGCCAATGGCCTCGTCTTCACCTCGGGTGTTTTGGGCGCCGATCCTGTCACAAAGCAGATGGTCAAAGGAACAGTCATTGATCGCTTT CACCAAATAATGCGAAATCTTGGGGCTGTTTTGACAGAGGCAGGGTCCAGCTTGAACGATGTGGTAGGGGTAGACGTCTTCCTGACAAAtatcgccgacgccgacgacttgACTCCCGTGTACATGGAGTATTGGGGGGATCTCATGCCTACAAGAACGTAA
- a CDS encoding uncharacterized protein (COG:S~EggNog:ENOG503P0RB) encodes MSFSAGIDVPAWRPKAIIFDLLTALLDSWTLWDASTPSATSAEGRSWRERYLELTFGSGAYVPYEDLVREAASQVGLPGSAPDALLRNWQNLLPWPEAAGVLRELKARGYKLGVVTNCSRYLGHAAAERVNVHGSAGSPDDMFEAVVTAEEAGFYKPAEQAYRAVLDAMGVDARDVLFVAGSAGDVEGATNAGMKVVWHNRVGLGKKGGAVPLKEAGTLDDTLRDFL; translated from the coding sequence ATGTCTTTCTCAGCAGGTATCGACGTGCCGGCGTGGAGGCCGAAAGCCATTATATTCGACCTACTCACTGCTCTTCTGGACTCGTGGACCCTTTGGGACGCGTCCACGCCATCGGCTACCTCCGCGGAAGGGAGGAGCTGGCGTGAGCGCTATCTGGAACTCACCTTCGGGTCGGGCGCGTACGTCCCTTATGAGGATCTCGTCAGGGAGGCAGCTAGCCAGGTCGGGTTACCGGGATCTGCCCCTGATGCTTTGCTACGCAACTGGCAAAATCTCCTGCCATGGCCCGAGGCCGCAGGAGTTCTCCGCGAACTGAAGGCACGGGGGTATAAGCTTGGTGTGGTGACAAATTGCTCGAGGTACCTAGGGCACGCTGCAGCCGAAAGGGTGAATGTCCATGGGAGTGCTGGAAGCCCAGACGACATGTTTGAAGCTGTCGTTACAGCTGAAGAGGCAGGGTTTTACAAACCTGCCGAGCAAGCTTATAGGGCTGTCCTGGATGCGATGGGCGTTGACGCTCGCGATGTGTTATTTGTTGCTGGCAGCGCAggcgatgtcgagggcgccacaAATGCTGGCATGAAAGTTGTTTGGCACAACCGCGTCGGGTTGGGCAAAAAGGGTGGGGCAGTTCCGCTGAAGGAGGCTGGAACACTCGATGACACTCTGAGAGACTTTCTGTGA
- a CDS encoding uncharacterized protein (EggNog:ENOG503P2JC): protein MYKPAPPRPKKTRIVRTRTGCSTCRKRRTKCDEKKPSCGTCSRLGLTCQQSPPKFEFKNVSFSSAKFQQQNKAYTAAAAAASGFSNSADDAPQRCQLGLREDNRGADSSIDWLVGLSAEPERSLFHDEFFWTLAEVSQANTDRIFFDEIVDSGLQSDHGRFVNDSFQLCLASACETGNTTQVIPAPAYTAVQSEKKDLECTDESLSNMPAAVLPHRDAIHVVTFYMDVWTKQCLPALHVAFHNLRNSSPLITNIMVTLSACRLSRTQPQRKLFKASACPGLCFRPDAGHESLSCEHYGAAMRKMARWSHQDFDAQPIVGLAVLVLFCYLESSMGNFREFRLHSEAIKTLLRRYTSHVVSKGAELLAAWVEIDVQNWWRRAYFSTPDFPRSPGFESLHPQLEAALIATADRRAIILSILCESHRLNTAAILSCWDAFKDNDSTTISYSTSPRPTATGTTQRTKPTTLTEYVALLKTQSEMLNGWHAFLPGHDLPMSSHQEQIHPAQGEPLFQPLHFRSHRSAMNFAYYVTARVMQCTGPFESLDAASPGCVDLDVAYQEAEIWISILLRIAAGIDWDECIQSNVYSVGFTGLLLACSLRTRSHVVGLWVQNWLEERLMGDDFEEGNFPVFQILDTIRLINDERSRGWDVLALFQTVDDGGGSGKFGSYHSQCMGSLWVYGRCRDTGDMCLYRRSLRMTGMNS, encoded by the exons ATGTATAAACCAGCTCCGCCCCGTCCAAAAAAGACCAGAATTGTGCGCACGCGCACCGGATGTAGCACGTGCAGGAAAAGACGCACAAAG TGTGACGAGAAGAAGCCTTCATGCGGCACCTGCTCAAGACTTGGACTAACATGCCAACAATCCCCGCCAAAATTTGAGTTCAAAAACGTTTCATTCTCTTCGGCCAAGTTTCAACAGCAAAACAAGGCATAcacggctgctgctgctgctgcttctggcTTTAGCAATTCAGCTGATGATGCTCCACAGCGGTGCCAGCTTGGTTTGCGAGAAGATAATCGTGGTGCGGACTCATCAATTGACTGGCTCGTCGGTTTATCGGCGGAACCGGAACGTTCTTTGTTCCACGACGAATTCTTCTGGACATTGGCTGAAGTTTCACAGGCCAATACCGATCGAATTTTCTTCGATGAGATTGTTGACTCGGGCCTTCAATCAGACCATGGCAGATTCGTAAACGACAGCTTCCAGCTTTGTCTTGCAAGTGCATGCGAGACCGGCAATACCACGCAGGTTATTCCAGCACCCGCCTACACTGCAGTCCAATCAGAGAAAAAGGACCTTGAATGCACTGATGAGTCGCTCTCGAATatgcctgctgctgtcctTCCTCATCGAGACGCCATTCACGTCGTCACGTTTTACATGGATGTCTGGACGAAGCAGTGTCTCCCGGCGCTCCACGTAGCATTCCACAATCTACGCAATTCGTCGCCGCTCATCACAAATATCATGGTCACTCTCTCGGCCTGTCGCTTGAGCCGAACGCAACCGCAGAGGAAGTTGTTTAAGGCGTCGGCCTGTCCTGGACTGTGCTTCCGGCCGGATGCTGGTCATGAGTCTCTTAGCTGTGAGCACTATGGTGCTGCTATGCGCAAGATGGCGAGGTGGAGTCATCAAGATTTCGACGCCCAGCCGATCGTCGGCCTAGCTGTGCTGGTCCTCTTTTGCTACTTGGAGTCGTCCATGGGCAACTTCCGGGAGTTTCGCCTCCACTCTGAGGCCATTAAGACGCTGTTAAGGCGATACACCAGCCATGTGGTTTCTAAGGGGGCTGAACTGCTTGCTGCATGGGTCGAAATCGACGTACAAAACTGGTGGCGGAGGGCATATTTCAGCACACCAGACTTCCCACGGAGCCCTGGTTTTGAGTCGCTTCACCCTCAACTGGAAGCTGCTCTAATTGCAACTGCTGACCGAAGGGCGATTATCCTCTCTATTCTTTGCGAGTCTCATCGTCTCAATACTGCGGCTATTCTTTCATGCTGGGATGCCTTCAAGGACAACGATTCGACAACAATATCGTATAGTACATCACCCCGCCCAACTGCTACGGGAACAACACAACGAACGAAGCCGACTACGCTCACTGAGTACGTGGCCTTGTTGAAAACTCAATCCGAAATGTTGAACGGCTGGCATGCCTTCCTTCCCGGCCATGATCTACCTATGTCCAGCCACCAGGAACAGATACACCCAGCACAGGGCGAGCCACTTTTTCAACCGCTGCATTTCCGGTCGCACCGTTCAGCTATGAATTTTGCCTACTATGTTACCGCCAGAGTCATGCAATGCACTGGCCCATTTGAAAGTTTAGATGCTGCGTCCCCAGGCTGTGTCGACCTGGACGTAGCGTATCAAGAAGCAGAGATTTGGATCTCAATCCTCCTCCGCATAGCGGCTGGAATTGACTGGGATGAATGCATCCAATCGAACGTCTACTCCGTCGGATTCACAGGCCTCCTGCTCGCCTGCTCCCTTCGCACTCGCAGCCACGTTGTTGGACTTTGGGTGCAGAACTGGCTGGAGGAGCGGTTGATGGGGGACGACTTTGAGGAAGGGAACTTCCCCGTGTTTCAAATTCTCGACACAATACGTCTCATCAACGACGAGCGCAGCCGTGGGTGGGACGTGCTTGCGTTATTCCAGACGGTGGACGACGGaggtggcagcggcaagtTCGGTTCGTATCACAGCCAGTGTATGGGTTCTCTATGGGTCTACGGGAGATGTAGAGATACTGGAGATATGTGTTTGTATCGCAGGTCATTGAGAATGACTGGTATGAATAGTTGA
- a CDS encoding D-serine ammonia-lyase (EggNog:ENOG503NV75~COG:E) encodes MISSSPRTLINFKKMRHLERLDSVYSTAPNHFLNQSRTSHFLCCQLNTMAGSQKTDAHVEDMWQLCIGKDIYQVPKPTVVLDRAKMQRHCQSLLDAVDHLGVDFRAHVKTHKTKEGVRLQAGETRRDVRLVASTIAEMEYLLPVLYEFRNSGRNINVLYGIPLPLSQVGRLADLGRKLGRGSISILVDHIAQLIPVSRFFEQAGFPVDVYLKVDTGYHRAGLPPSSINKDELVVRLMQLEGEGKLRFVGLYSHSSLSYNDSTPKEAMANLEGEINGCLDALCSNAHMFPKGKDITISVGASPQVTAVQNLMAPEDNIFEHTERLRKTMQKVINGYPAGLSTKLELHAGVYSVLDVQQLSTRARVQLGDYEDEIAISVMAEVCSIYNNGERRQPEALVAVGVLGLGREPCAAYEGWGVIHRDAYSPGAKPNRRLIVSRVSQEHCIVSWERGAGAEIQGSLPPIPLEVGQTVRIYPNHACITGALYGRYLVVDSSSDGQDETRVVDVWTRASGW; translated from the exons ATGATTTCCAGCAGCCCCCGAACGTTGATCAACTTCAAAAAGATGCGGCACCTCGAACGGCTAGATTCAGTTTATTCAACCGCCCCGAATCATTTTTTAAATCAGTCACGGACCAGCCATTTCCTCTGCTGCCAATTAAACACTATGGCTGGGTCGCAGAAGACTGACGCTCACGTCGAAGACATGTGGCAATTATGCATCGGCAAAGACATCTATCAAGTCCCTAAGCCCACTGTGGTGCTTGATAGAGCCAAGATGCAACGACACTGTCAGTCTCTGCTGGATGCTGTGGACCACCTTGGAGTGGACTTTCGGGCGCATGTCAAGACACATAAA ACCAAGGAAGGTGTCCGTCTGCAAGCTGGCGAAACTAGAAGAGATGTCCGGTTGGTGGCGTCGACTATTGCAGAAATGGAGTACCTACTGCCTGTTCTGTATGAGTTCAGAAACAGCGGGCGGAATATCAACGTGCTATATGGTATCCCGCTGCCACTGTCCCAAGTCGGGAGACTCGCGGATCTTGGCCGGAAATTGGGCCGAGGGAGCATATCTATTCTCGTTGACCACATAGCCCAGCTAATCCCCGTCTCCCGGTTTTTCGAACAAGCGGGATTCCCAGTCGACGTATACTTAAAGGTGGACACGGGTTATCACCGCGCAGGCCTTCCACCATCCAGCATCAATAAAGACGAGTTAGTCGTTAGGTTGATGCAACTTGAAGGTGAGGGAAAACTCCGCTTCGTTGGTCTCTACTCCCACAGCAGTCTCAGCTACAACGACTCGACGCCGAAAGAGGCAATGGCCAATCTCGAAGGCGAAATCAACGGCTGCCTTGACGCTCTGTGTAGCAATGCACACATGTTTCCCAAAGGCAAGGACATTACAATTAGCGTTGGGGCCTCGCCTCAAGTAACAGCAGTCCAAAACCTAATGGCACCTGAAGACAACATTTTTGAACACACCGAACGATTAAGGAAAACAATGCAAAAGGTCATAAATGGCTACCCGGCTGGGCTCTCCACAAAGCTGGAACTTCATGCCGGCGTATACTCGGTTCTCGACGTACAGCAACTTTCCACCCGGGCGCGGGTTCAGCTTGGCGACTATGAGGATGAAATTGCCATTTCTGTCATGGCAGAGGTCTGCAGCATCTACAACAATggcgagcgacggcagcccgAGGCTCTTGTTGCGGTAGGCGTCTTGGGGTTGGGGCGAGAGCCATGCGCAGCATACGAGGGGTGGGGCGTTATCCATCGTGATGCATACTCTCCTGGGGCAAAACCTAACCGCCGCCTGATTGTCAGCCGAGTCAGCCAAGAACACTGCATCGTATCATGGGAACGGGGAGCTGGGGCTGAGATCCAGGGGAGTCTGCCTCCGATACCACTTGAAGTCGGTCAGACTGTTCGCATATATCCAAATCATGCTTGTATCACTGGAGCCTTGTACGGGCGCTATTTGGTGGTGGACTCTTCCAGCGATGGGCAGGATGAGACTCGAGTGGTTGACGTCTGGACAAGAGCAAGCGGATGGTAG